In Gulosibacter molinativorax, a single window of DNA contains:
- a CDS encoding SbtR family transcriptional regulator, with product MAQIFAGRHSRPAKYDESRDRLAPLVNQVAERARDAGALRPDATGTDLIFLQIAFSAVAAVAQDAPPIEGREDAEQLSRRYLWITLDGLRADGRKSELPIQSLTTAQTHALLQPTRKEQD from the coding sequence ATGGCCCAGATCTTCGCCGGACGACACAGTCGCCCCGCAAAGTACGACGAGAGTCGGGACCGGTTGGCGCCATTGGTCAACCAGGTGGCCGAGCGTGCGCGCGACGCGGGGGCGCTGCGCCCAGACGCGACGGGCACGGATCTGATCTTCCTCCAGATCGCGTTCAGCGCGGTGGCTGCCGTCGCCCAGGATGCTCCTCCAATCGAGGGACGCGAGGACGCCGAGCAGCTCTCTCGCCGGTACCTGTGGATCACCCTCGACGGGCTACGCGCGGACGGCCGCAAATCCGAACTGCCCATCCAATCGCTGACCACGGCCCAAACCCACGCACTGCTCCAGCCGACGAGGAAGGAGCAAGACTAA
- a CDS encoding polyketide cyclase, whose translation MKSRHLSTVISASPDAVYAFAAAPENLPKWAAGLAEAAAEVREDQLVVASPMGEVTVKFVPPNDFGVLDHEVTLPTGAVVANPLRVLTHPDGAEVVFTLRQLDLSDDDFDRDAAMVEADLARLKSILENKPA comes from the coding sequence ATGAAAAGCCGCCATCTCAGCACCGTCATCTCGGCGAGCCCGGACGCTGTCTACGCGTTCGCTGCCGCCCCAGAAAACCTGCCCAAGTGGGCAGCCGGTCTAGCGGAGGCTGCGGCGGAAGTCCGGGAGGACCAGCTCGTCGTGGCCTCGCCAATGGGTGAGGTAACCGTGAAGTTCGTGCCGCCCAATGACTTCGGTGTACTCGATCATGAAGTCACGCTGCCCACAGGTGCGGTGGTGGCCAATCCGCTGAGGGTGCTCACCCATCCCGACGGTGCGGAGGTGGTTTTCACGCTCCGGCAGCTCGACCTGAGCGATGACGACTTCGATCGCGATGCCGCGATGGTCGAGGCCGACCTCGCTCGGCTCAAGAGCATCCTGGAAAACAAGCCTGCCTGA
- a CDS encoding HepT-like ribonuclease domain-containing protein — MQDRAAKELLHVQGWLERSAEIVARGEEAYLSDALLQEAGDSLMMKVGEAANRLAKLDVLAPDGVEWALAVANRNFIIHQYDQIDRQLTWLTLSADLPSWKSSLASLFNKARTVLNSEG, encoded by the coding sequence ATGCAAGACAGGGCGGCTAAAGAACTGCTCCATGTTCAGGGATGGCTCGAGCGGTCGGCCGAGATTGTGGCGCGGGGTGAAGAGGCTTACTTGTCGGATGCGCTCCTGCAAGAGGCGGGTGACTCGCTGATGATGAAGGTTGGTGAGGCGGCGAACCGTCTCGCGAAATTAGATGTGCTTGCGCCCGACGGCGTTGAGTGGGCACTGGCTGTCGCTAACCGCAATTTCATCATCCACCAATACGACCAGATCGACCGCCAGCTCACCTGGCTGACGTTGTCGGCTGACCTTCCGTCGTGGAAATCGTCTCTGGCTTCGCTCTTCAATAAGGCTCGAACGGTGCTCAACTCCGAAGGTTGA
- a CDS encoding nucleotidyltransferase domain-containing protein, with protein sequence MSLLAEYQDARHDEEIARLHRVFALRALVATGMNQRQISERLGISQSAVSQQLRSAPDLASIHPADVLEASAPVLKQVAKEHGYKRLAVFGSAARGEARQESDLDFIVDAPAGTSSFAFLGFKRLVEEVLGREVDMITYGGLSPKADGDIRRDAVLL encoded by the coding sequence ATGAGCCTGCTGGCGGAATACCAAGATGCGCGACATGATGAGGAAATCGCGCGGCTACATCGTGTCTTCGCATTGCGTGCCTTGGTTGCCACGGGGATGAACCAACGCCAGATCTCCGAAAGGCTCGGTATTTCGCAATCTGCGGTGAGCCAGCAGCTGCGATCTGCGCCCGACTTGGCCAGCATTCATCCTGCAGATGTTCTTGAAGCGTCAGCACCGGTGTTGAAGCAAGTCGCAAAAGAGCACGGATACAAGCGGCTGGCGGTATTTGGGTCGGCTGCGCGCGGTGAAGCGCGCCAAGAATCCGATCTCGACTTCATCGTCGACGCACCGGCGGGGACCTCGTCGTTCGCGTTTCTAGGGTTCAAGCGCTTGGTTGAGGAGGTTCTCGGGCGTGAGGTCGACATGATCACGTATGGCGGTCTGTCGCCGAAGGCTGATGGTGACATCCGTCGAGACGCGGTGCTGTTGTGA
- a CDS encoding TetR/AcrR family transcriptional regulator, with protein sequence MVSEDDLVEVLRVPELTPGARRILDVAGELFYRRGIHAVGVDTIAAESGITKRTLYDRFGSKENLVAAYLQARHRRWWDCMTQRLVEEPSSPVLALFDSYFKDAESTSRGCAFINAAAELSADHPGFRVVQAHKHAVRQQVRALIRESHPANAEELADHVFLLLEGAISHQGIEGNDSLFARARGAIARLLQDSGSEICPSV encoded by the coding sequence ATGGTGTCCGAGGACGACCTTGTCGAGGTGCTACGAGTGCCCGAGCTCACCCCCGGTGCGCGACGCATCCTTGACGTGGCCGGTGAGCTGTTTTATCGCCGTGGAATCCATGCGGTTGGCGTCGATACCATCGCTGCGGAGTCGGGTATCACCAAGCGGACTCTGTACGACCGGTTCGGTTCGAAGGAAAACCTCGTCGCGGCATACCTGCAAGCACGTCACCGCCGTTGGTGGGACTGCATGACGCAACGGCTCGTTGAGGAGCCGTCGTCACCGGTGCTCGCGCTGTTCGATTCCTACTTCAAGGATGCCGAGTCAACAAGTCGCGGCTGTGCGTTTATTAACGCTGCGGCCGAACTGTCTGCCGACCACCCAGGCTTTCGAGTCGTTCAGGCTCATAAGCACGCCGTGCGCCAGCAAGTACGCGCACTCATCCGCGAGAGTCATCCCGCTAACGCTGAGGAGCTCGCTGATCATGTGTTTTTATTGCTGGAGGGGGCGATCTCCCACCAAGGCATCGAGGGCAACGATTCGTTATTCGCACGGGCGCGAGGCGCGATCGCGCGCCTGCTTCAAGATAGCGGGTCCGAAATCTGTCCCTCCGTTTGA
- a CDS encoding DDE-type integrase/transposase/recombinase, with amino-acid sequence MAARIEITRKYARQYANASKKDRGRLLDEVVAVTGWSRDNARRRLAKASKPGPRAVTTERKPRPRKYSYDATKVLQRVWAATGGQCGKYLAVSMPLQLDALERHHELVHGQQRYSPDVREELLAMSAATIDRYLAPARASDPLRGISTTKPSPLLRSSIQIRKAGDEVEDEPGFFEGDTVAHCGPTLKGEFARTLNLTDMRTGWGFTRSIRNNATIHILAALDAGVTSIPFEVTGLDFDNGSEFINHEVIGWAADRKIFFTRSRPYKKNDQATIESKNNHLVRHYGFYWRYDTPEALTLLNQLWPLVNDRLNYFTPTIKPTGYSTDRVGRRKRVYDDPRTPFDRLLDAEVLAPAQIAELTAYRDSLNPAELARRIVSLQRRLTGLAQRPTLELEAATVKPLPDTSRGVRRKAS; translated from the coding sequence ATGGCCGCCCGAATAGAGATCACCCGGAAGTATGCCCGGCAGTACGCCAACGCCTCGAAAAAGGACCGTGGCCGGCTGTTGGACGAGGTCGTCGCGGTCACGGGCTGGTCCCGCGATAACGCCCGACGCCGACTCGCGAAAGCCTCCAAACCAGGACCACGGGCCGTTACGACCGAACGCAAACCACGGCCACGGAAGTATTCCTACGACGCGACCAAGGTACTGCAGCGGGTGTGGGCCGCGACCGGCGGCCAGTGCGGCAAATACCTCGCCGTCTCCATGCCACTACAGCTCGATGCCCTCGAACGCCACCACGAACTCGTTCACGGCCAGCAGCGGTACTCGCCCGACGTACGCGAAGAGTTGCTCGCGATGAGCGCGGCCACGATCGACCGGTACCTCGCCCCGGCCCGCGCCAGCGACCCGCTGCGCGGGATCAGCACCACAAAACCCTCACCCTTGCTGCGTTCCTCGATCCAGATCCGCAAAGCCGGTGACGAAGTCGAGGACGAGCCCGGGTTCTTCGAGGGCGACACCGTCGCGCACTGCGGCCCCACGCTGAAGGGCGAGTTCGCACGGACATTGAACCTGACCGACATGCGCACGGGGTGGGGGTTCACCCGCTCGATCCGGAACAACGCGACTATCCACATCCTCGCCGCGCTCGACGCAGGTGTCACCAGCATCCCGTTCGAAGTCACCGGCTTAGACTTCGATAACGGCAGCGAGTTCATCAACCACGAAGTGATCGGTTGGGCCGCGGACCGGAAGATTTTCTTCACCCGCTCACGCCCGTATAAGAAAAACGATCAGGCCACGATCGAGTCGAAGAACAACCATCTCGTGCGGCACTACGGCTTCTACTGGCGGTATGACACCCCCGAAGCGCTGACGCTACTGAACCAGCTGTGGCCGCTGGTCAATGACCGGTTGAACTATTTCACACCCACGATCAAACCCACCGGCTACAGCACCGACCGCGTCGGCCGCCGCAAACGGGTGTACGACGACCCGCGAACCCCGTTCGATCGGCTCCTGGACGCGGAAGTGCTCGCTCCCGCGCAGATCGCGGAATTGACCGCGTACCGCGACAGCCTGAACCCCGCCGAACTCGCCCGCCGGATCGTGTCCCTCCAACGCCGGTTGACCGGCCTCGCGCAGCGCCCGACGCTGGAGTTGGAAGCCGCGACCGTGAAGCCACTGCCTGACACCAGTCGTGGGGTGCGTCGCAAAGCGAGCTAA
- a CDS encoding MFS transporter gives MRGRDAATENSTSGLLSRRETLWLTGAGLSLIAVCYGLARFAYGLFVPVFRTEFSLDSTTAGGIASGSYVSYCVAIVLATMLTPRFGGRVVALAAGAIATAGILMIAAAPNTVVLAVGVLIAGSSTGVASPPLAHAVAHTVRPSVRDRTQTVINAGTGVGVAIAGPVALLTHEHWRAAWLIFAILCAMVTIWVAVAVSSGPADRSGQDSVAALLPRPLLPAGSGRLTAAAALMGVASSAVWTFGRDVLVTVGGMGETTSTIAWIFLGVFGVLGAAAGDLTRRFGIHTGWTATMLIMGTATVLLSTLPSLAWIAAAGFGAAYIGLTGLLLIWGTAVYSQTPAAGVGLAFLAIAIGQSAGAPIVGALSEAIGPPAAFTAAALIAFAGAFIRPVRTPGQLIN, from the coding sequence GTGCGAGGACGAGATGCGGCGACCGAGAACAGTACGTCTGGGCTGCTGAGCCGACGAGAGACCCTCTGGCTGACCGGTGCGGGACTCTCGCTGATCGCGGTCTGCTACGGCCTGGCCCGCTTCGCCTACGGCCTGTTCGTGCCGGTCTTCCGCACGGAGTTCTCCCTCGACTCGACCACAGCGGGAGGGATCGCCTCCGGCTCGTATGTCTCCTACTGCGTGGCGATCGTCCTTGCCACGATGCTGACCCCGCGGTTCGGCGGGCGCGTCGTCGCCCTCGCCGCCGGAGCGATCGCCACCGCCGGCATTCTCATGATCGCGGCAGCACCCAACACGGTCGTACTGGCGGTCGGGGTGCTCATCGCCGGGTCGAGCACCGGAGTGGCCTCCCCACCGCTGGCGCACGCCGTCGCGCATACGGTCCGTCCGTCAGTGCGAGATCGGACGCAGACAGTGATCAACGCCGGCACCGGTGTCGGCGTCGCGATCGCCGGCCCGGTCGCGCTGCTCACGCACGAGCACTGGCGAGCCGCCTGGCTGATCTTCGCCATTCTCTGCGCCATGGTGACCATCTGGGTCGCCGTCGCGGTCTCCTCCGGCCCGGCGGACCGTTCCGGCCAGGACTCGGTGGCCGCTCTGCTCCCCCGCCCGCTCCTACCCGCCGGAAGCGGCAGGCTGACCGCCGCCGCCGCACTCATGGGAGTCGCCAGCTCCGCCGTCTGGACGTTCGGCCGCGACGTTCTCGTCACCGTCGGCGGCATGGGCGAGACAACTTCGACGATCGCGTGGATCTTCCTCGGTGTGTTCGGCGTGCTCGGTGCCGCAGCAGGCGATCTCACTCGCCGATTCGGAATTCACACCGGATGGACGGCGACGATGCTCATCATGGGAACCGCGACCGTGCTGCTCTCCACCCTCCCATCTCTCGCCTGGATCGCTGCGGCAGGCTTCGGAGCCGCCTACATCGGCCTGACCGGGCTGCTACTGATCTGGGGAACCGCGGTCTACTCCCAGACCCCAGCAGCCGGCGTCGGACTCGCATTCCTCGCCATCGCAATTGGCCAATCCGCGGGAGCCCCCATCGTGGGTGCCCTCTCCGAAGCCATTGGACCACCCGCGGCGTTCACTGCAGCCGCCTTGATAGCCTTCGCCGGAGCCTTCATCCGCCCCGTGCGCACACCCGGTCAACTGATCAACTGA
- a CDS encoding ABC transporter ATP-binding protein codes for MIEIDEASVVVGGVTLLPPVSTSVQRGEALVVRGKNGVGKSTLLRLIAGASSPSSGEVRINGVVVRERDRRFRRHVAAMIGLPPMAPDLTVLDHVSLVATTWLDEPREAVALAHSVIEELGLQELGHRFAHELSSGQTQLFGIALVLARPFEVLVMDEPEQRLDLDRIHTVIKALCSRRDEGATVVVATHSPLVAEKLADRTLLLEVAR; via the coding sequence ATGATCGAGATCGACGAGGCAAGTGTCGTTGTTGGGGGCGTGACACTTCTTCCGCCAGTCTCAACTTCAGTTCAGCGTGGTGAAGCGCTGGTCGTCCGCGGCAAGAATGGTGTGGGTAAATCGACGCTACTGCGCCTGATCGCGGGGGCCAGTTCGCCGTCGAGCGGCGAAGTGAGGATTAATGGAGTTGTCGTGCGAGAGCGTGACCGTCGTTTTCGTCGTCATGTTGCGGCGATGATTGGTTTACCGCCGATGGCCCCGGATCTCACTGTGCTCGATCACGTCTCTCTGGTCGCGACAACATGGCTAGATGAACCTCGCGAGGCAGTAGCACTGGCGCACAGTGTCATCGAAGAATTGGGCCTGCAAGAACTCGGCCATCGGTTCGCTCACGAGCTTTCTTCTGGTCAGACACAGCTATTCGGTATCGCACTGGTGCTGGCACGACCATTCGAAGTATTGGTCATGGATGAACCGGAGCAGCGGCTAGATCTCGACCGCATCCATACTGTGATCAAGGCCCTTTGTTCCCGGCGCGATGAGGGTGCGACCGTGGTCGTAGCTACTCACAGCCCCCTCGTTGCTGAGAAACTTGCAGACCGGACGCTGCTTTTGGAGGTGGCCAGGTGA
- a CDS encoding nucleotidyl transferase AbiEii/AbiGii toxin family protein translates to MTYSSMPASVRSLEQRLRNLEGDEGLVLRRRVSMALVVVGQLLPEGAVKGGSAMALRYGRETRFTRDLDAARVQTLSRFRSDFEEALARGWSGFTGRLIEKKAPRPQAVPTAYVMRPFDVKLDYRGRPWCTVSFELGHNEIGDAEVPEFRLATDLATMFTDVGLEAPKPVSVMRADHQIAQKLHAVSANGSERARDLVDLQLLANSEDLDLVQVAATCVRLFDYRQQHAWPPLIVAEEQWSTLYAEAAEGLDVLETLEMALDWVNVFVKRIAASR, encoded by the coding sequence ATGACCTATTCGAGCATGCCCGCGAGCGTTCGGTCGTTGGAGCAGCGTCTCCGTAATCTTGAGGGCGACGAAGGACTGGTACTTCGTCGCCGAGTGAGCATGGCGCTAGTGGTAGTCGGTCAGCTTCTCCCGGAAGGTGCGGTTAAAGGGGGCAGTGCGATGGCATTGCGTTACGGACGGGAGACTCGGTTTACCCGTGATCTCGATGCCGCGCGAGTGCAGACGCTGTCTCGCTTTCGAAGTGACTTTGAAGAAGCCTTGGCACGAGGATGGTCGGGGTTCACCGGTCGATTGATCGAAAAGAAGGCACCTCGACCGCAAGCAGTGCCAACCGCGTATGTCATGCGGCCCTTCGACGTAAAGCTCGATTATCGTGGGCGGCCATGGTGCACCGTTTCGTTTGAGCTGGGTCACAACGAGATCGGTGACGCGGAAGTGCCAGAGTTTCGACTCGCTACCGATCTCGCCACGATGTTCACCGACGTCGGACTCGAGGCACCCAAGCCGGTGTCAGTGATGCGGGCCGATCACCAAATTGCGCAAAAGCTGCATGCAGTTTCCGCGAATGGTAGCGAACGTGCGCGCGACCTCGTGGACCTGCAACTCCTCGCCAATAGCGAAGACCTTGACCTTGTGCAGGTCGCGGCAACCTGCGTTCGTCTTTTCGATTATCGACAGCAACACGCTTGGCCGCCATTGATTGTTGCTGAGGAGCAATGGAGCACGCTATACGCGGAAGCGGCGGAGGGGCTGGACGTGCTGGAGACGCTCGAAATGGCGCTTGATTGGGTCAATGTCTTCGTGAAGCGAATCGCTGCATCGAGGTGA
- a CDS encoding type IV toxin-antitoxin system AbiEi family antitoxin domain-containing protein, protein MPADLKYRDIVREIALDQYGYVTTRDAVAAGVPAVELPKLAARGGLQNVVYGLYRVPDIPPTRFDQFAEALLRVGPEAYLHGESVLALLELADVNPRQIQVATPRRARSKLPAFVDLTWVKNEVRTLMYEGIESQPLVDALLECGGRIENDRLLVAAKQARSAGLLTTTEWRETIKGLQL, encoded by the coding sequence ATGCCTGCAGATCTGAAGTATCGGGACATCGTGCGCGAGATCGCGCTCGATCAGTACGGGTATGTCACCACGCGAGACGCGGTCGCCGCGGGAGTCCCCGCAGTTGAGCTACCTAAACTAGCTGCTCGAGGCGGGCTTCAAAACGTCGTATACGGGCTGTACCGCGTACCGGACATCCCTCCGACCCGATTCGATCAATTCGCCGAGGCTCTCCTGCGAGTAGGGCCGGAAGCATACCTTCACGGAGAATCGGTGTTGGCGTTGCTTGAACTTGCCGATGTGAATCCTCGACAGATCCAGGTCGCGACTCCCCGGCGGGCTCGTTCAAAGCTACCGGCTTTCGTCGATCTCACTTGGGTGAAAAATGAGGTGCGTACCCTCATGTATGAGGGGATTGAGTCGCAACCACTTGTTGATGCTCTTCTCGAATGTGGTGGACGCATCGAGAACGATCGTCTCTTGGTCGCTGCGAAGCAGGCACGATCGGCTGGCTTGCTAACGACAACCGAATGGCGAGAGACAATCAAGGGGTTGCAGCTATGA
- the ychF gene encoding redox-regulated ATPase YchF, translating into MALTIGIVGLPNVGKSTLFNALTKNTVLAANYPFATIEPNIGVVELPDERLERLAEIFGSERILPATVSFVDIAGIVKGASEGEGLGNQFLANIREADAIAQVVRGFNDPDVVHVDGEVSPKSDLETINTELILADLQTLEKAIPRYEKELKGKRIDASVLDTANAARDILNEGKLLSSSALDLEPIRELGLLSAKPFIYVFNIDEDVLGDEAKLAELAALVAPAKAVFLDAQTESELIDLPKEEAAELLASLGQDESGLDQLARVGFDTLGLQTYLTAGPKEARAWTINKGDKAPQAAGVIHTDFERGFIKAEIVSFEDLSAAGSMQDAKAAGKVRMEGKDYVMQDGDVVEFRFNV; encoded by the coding sequence GTGGCTCTTACTATTGGAATCGTCGGTCTGCCGAACGTTGGCAAGTCAACCCTCTTTAACGCGCTCACCAAGAACACGGTGCTCGCCGCGAATTACCCGTTCGCGACGATTGAACCGAATATCGGTGTCGTGGAACTGCCCGACGAGCGCCTCGAGCGCCTCGCCGAGATCTTCGGCTCCGAGCGCATCCTGCCCGCGACCGTATCGTTCGTCGACATCGCGGGCATCGTGAAGGGCGCCTCTGAGGGTGAGGGCCTCGGCAACCAGTTCCTCGCGAACATCCGCGAGGCGGATGCGATCGCGCAGGTCGTGCGCGGCTTCAACGACCCCGACGTCGTCCACGTCGACGGCGAGGTCTCGCCCAAGAGCGACCTCGAGACGATCAACACGGAGCTCATCCTCGCCGACCTGCAGACCCTGGAAAAGGCGATCCCGCGGTACGAGAAGGAACTCAAGGGCAAGAGGATCGACGCGAGCGTGCTCGACACGGCGAACGCCGCCCGCGACATCCTGAACGAGGGCAAGCTGCTCTCGTCGTCCGCGCTCGATCTCGAGCCGATTCGTGAGCTTGGGCTGCTCTCGGCCAAGCCGTTCATTTACGTCTTCAATATCGATGAGGATGTGCTGGGGGACGAGGCGAAGCTGGCGGAGCTTGCCGCGCTGGTCGCGCCTGCGAAGGCCGTGTTCCTGGATGCGCAGACCGAGTCTGAGCTTATCGATCTTCCGAAGGAAGAGGCCGCGGAGCTGCTCGCCTCGCTCGGTCAGGATGAGTCGGGTCTCGACCAGCTCGCCCGTGTCGGTTTCGACACGCTCGGACTGCAGACCTACCTAACCGCCGGCCCGAAGGAGGCCCGCGCGTGGACCATCAATAAGGGCGACAAGGCCCCGCAGGCCGCGGGCGTCATCCACACCGACTTCGAGCGCGGCTTCATCAAGGCCGAAATTGTCTCCTTCGAGGACCTCTCGGCCGCGGGCTCGATGCAGGATGCGAAGGCCGCCGGCAAGGTGCGCATGGAAGGCAAGGACTACGTCATGCAAGACGGAGATGTGGTGGAATTTAGGTTTAATGTGTAA
- a CDS encoding exonuclease domain-containing protein, giving the protein MPVDFVAIDFETANRSPASACQVGLLRVRDGQPVASEEWLIHPPQGHDDFAPFNVRLHGIDAAMVRGAADWPETLRRILDFVRDDVLVAHNAPFDMGVLVAATRASRLPIPQLRYFCSLRLARRNYVLPSYALPKASKAAGYNLTRHHDALADAEACAAIVVDVAHTRGRLNIEELSDATGVQIRSLRPADPPALDSLVAGATF; this is encoded by the coding sequence ATGCCAGTAGATTTCGTCGCGATCGACTTTGAGACCGCAAACCGCTCCCCCGCGTCTGCCTGCCAGGTGGGGCTACTGCGCGTGCGCGACGGTCAGCCGGTCGCGAGCGAGGAGTGGCTCATCCACCCTCCCCAGGGGCACGACGATTTCGCTCCCTTCAACGTAAGGCTGCATGGCATCGACGCCGCCATGGTCCGTGGTGCGGCCGACTGGCCCGAGACCCTTCGCCGCATCCTCGATTTCGTGCGGGATGACGTCCTGGTCGCACACAACGCACCCTTCGACATGGGCGTATTGGTTGCCGCGACACGCGCGTCGCGGCTTCCCATTCCGCAACTGCGCTATTTCTGTTCCCTCCGACTCGCCCGCCGCAACTATGTCCTGCCGTCGTACGCACTGCCGAAAGCATCCAAGGCCGCCGGATACAACCTCACCCGCCACCACGACGCGCTCGCTGACGCCGAGGCGTGCGCTGCGATCGTCGTTGACGTCGCTCACACCCGTGGTCGGCTTAACATTGAAGAGTTGAGCGACGCAACCGGCGTTCAAATTCGCAGTTTGCGACCGGCAGACCCACCGGCGCTCGATTCCCTCGTGGCAGGCGCCACGTTCTGA
- the rmuC gene encoding DNA recombination protein RmuC, whose translation MDILWIFLALIIGLAVGAVATLLVLRSRVAAEAGRADVASARADELREQLELQQGQRASQDQVLRELAPVRDELTRMRNVVREIDQERNELNGRISEQLRIQAQSDAELRASTDQLTAALRSNTERGSWGEAQLRNLMESAGMLERVDFDVQQQFAGEDARLRPDAIVHLPGEHSLIIDAKAPMNRYLEAMQLPSPGDEADQRRRKQLLAEHARTVRGHVDALRTRNYPAAVPGSPRLVIAYLPSESALSAAVAADPMLLDYAFGKDVALASPVTLWAILRGVAASWQQERITDSVEEVLSLSSQLYNRLGTAANHLAKLGKQLRGSVEAYDSLVGSLETRVFPTARKLGQFDASAKPLQQSIQVEMTPRPLSAPEFTDKLEAAERARA comes from the coding sequence ATGGACATCCTCTGGATTTTTCTCGCTCTGATCATCGGCCTCGCCGTCGGCGCCGTCGCGACGCTCTTGGTGCTTCGATCGAGAGTCGCGGCCGAGGCCGGGCGCGCTGACGTCGCCTCGGCCCGCGCCGACGAGCTCCGCGAGCAGCTTGAGCTGCAGCAGGGTCAACGCGCGAGTCAGGACCAGGTGCTGCGTGAGCTCGCCCCGGTTCGCGACGAGCTCACGAGGATGCGCAATGTCGTGCGGGAGATCGACCAGGAGCGCAACGAACTCAACGGGCGCATTTCCGAGCAGCTGCGCATCCAGGCCCAGTCGGATGCCGAGCTGCGCGCTTCCACCGACCAGCTGACGGCCGCGCTGCGCTCTAACACCGAGCGTGGCTCGTGGGGCGAGGCGCAGCTGCGCAACCTGATGGAATCGGCGGGGATGCTCGAGCGCGTCGATTTCGACGTGCAGCAGCAGTTCGCGGGTGAGGATGCTCGGCTCCGGCCGGATGCGATCGTTCACCTCCCCGGGGAGCACTCCCTCATCATCGATGCGAAGGCTCCAATGAACCGCTACCTCGAGGCGATGCAGCTCCCCTCGCCCGGCGACGAGGCCGATCAGCGGCGCCGGAAGCAGCTCCTCGCCGAGCACGCGCGCACCGTGCGAGGTCACGTGGATGCGCTGCGCACGCGCAACTACCCCGCGGCGGTCCCCGGTTCCCCACGACTCGTCATCGCATACCTGCCGAGCGAGTCGGCGCTCTCTGCGGCCGTCGCCGCTGACCCGATGCTTCTCGACTATGCCTTCGGGAAAGACGTCGCGCTCGCCTCCCCGGTGACGCTATGGGCGATCCTGCGCGGGGTCGCCGCGTCCTGGCAGCAGGAGCGCATCACCGACTCAGTCGAGGAGGTGCTTAGCCTGTCGTCGCAGCTCTACAACCGCCTCGGCACCGCCGCGAACCACCTCGCGAAGCTCGGCAAGCAGCTGCGCGGGTCGGTCGAGGCGTACGACAGTCTCGTCGGCTCGCTCGAGACCCGGGTGTTCCCGACCGCCCGAAAGCTCGGCCAGTTCGATGCATCCGCGAAGCCACTCCAGCAGAGCATCCAGGTGGAAATGACGCCTCGCCCGCTCAGCGCTCCGGAGTTCACGGATAAACTCGAAGCCGCCGAACGGGCGAGGGCGTAG